Part of the Faecalibacterium duncaniae genome, CGCAAAACGGCGGCAGATCCAGCAGCTCCGCTGCTGCGCACTCTCCCGGCAAGCTGTTGAAATGAAAGAAGCCCCCGCTAAACCTTATACTAAAATCAGGAAAAAGTAACCAAAACAGGTTCACTTGGGGAGCCAATAATAGGCCTACGAGGCCCACGACTTTAGTGATTTCAGGTGCTATAATAATTGCAGAGATGCAGCATCTTAGTGATTTTTCGCAAAGAAAGAATAGCGATGCAACAAGAAATGGGAACGATGTTTCCTACTTTCACCGAAAATTAGGAACTCACAGTTCCTGTTCGAGTATGAGTTTCTCTGTTATACTTTTCTTGCAGAGCAGAAGCAAACTCTTCTAAGCAGAAAGCGACAAACGCCATGATCTCCCACTGAGGGAAGGAGCGATAGGCCACTTTCTTTGCAGTAGAACAAACACATAAATCCTTTTCCGAAAGGATTACCTTTCGATTCTGAGAGAAGATTTCAAGACACGGTCTTGAAATGCGAGACCCGTTGCTTAGAAGAATTGTATCACTCCTGTGATTTGATCGCACGAGTGGCCATACACAAAAAATACAGGAAAAGAGGGATGTCTATCTGAAATTAACACGACACAACGGACGAGCCGGAACCCACGGCACTTACAACCCCAAGCACAACGACCGCAGTTTCAACCTTGCCAACAGTGAGCACATCGACCCGGAACGAGCCAAGGGCAACATCTACTGGGACTGCTTCCACGGATTTCGTTCGGCTCTTGACCCACAAGACCCGGATGATTTGGCGGCAACCTTCTCGGACGTAGAACGGCAGTTCTACGAAACCCACTACACGGCCTTTATCGAAGGTCAGAACGGGCGCAACGCCAAGATCCGGCACACGGAGCGCAACCGCTCCATTCCCGACCTGTTGTCCAGCCGCAAGACCTGCCCGGAAGAAACCATCTATCAGCTGGGAACGCTGGATGAACACGCCTCGGCAGAGGACTTGCTGAACATCGTCACCGAGTTCATTGAGGAGTTCAAGGCCAAGTTTGGCGAACACGTTCATGTGCTGGACTGGGCATTGCATCTGGACGAAAGCACACCCCACATCCATGAGCGTCATGTGTTCGACTGCGAGAACAAGTACGGCGAGGTGGCACCCCAGCAAGAAAAGGCATTGGAAGCACTGGGCTTCGACCTGCCTGACCCGGACAAGCCCCTCAGCCGCCGCAACAACCGCAAGATCACCTTTGATGCCGCCTGCCGGAAGATGCTGTTTGAGGTTGCAAAACGTCATGGGTTGGATTTGGAGGAAGAGGCGGAGTACGGCAACCGCAAATATCTGGAAAAGCAGGACTTCATCCTTGCCAAGCAGAAGGAGCAGCTTGCCGCCCAGCAGAGCAAGCTGGACGAATTGACCCTCAAGGTCAACGACATGGAAACGCTGATCGATGAAGTTTCGGCAGCAGCCTACGACAAGGCGGTGGAGGTCGTGACCGACGTGGTACGCACCGAGACCCGCAAGGAAGATATGCGGATGATCGAGGACACGAAGAAGTGGGTGCTGTCCCCGGAGCGCAAGGCTCCGCAGGCCACGAGGGAATATGCCGCCCACCGTTTGGACACCGTGCTGGACAAGTTCCTCAAGACCATGCAGACTACCGCCGCACGTCTGCAGGAGAAGCTGCTGAAGCCGGAAGTCCGGCAGAAAGGCAAGGAGCAGGTCAAGGAGAAAGCACGGGATTCCGTTCTGCAACTGTTGAACCGCTTGCAGGCAGAACAGGCGCAGCGGAATCCATCTGCACTTTCAACTGCGGAAAAGTCAGAAAATCGTTTTCAATAATAGTACGAGGTGATGTTTATTGAGCAAAGAAGTCAACGAAGAACGCACTCCCCGAACCGTTGAGGATGTGAAGGAGATGCTGTCCAAACATTCCAATGGCGAAATCCAGCGGACAATCCAGAACTGCATCACGATTTTGCAGAACGACCATGTGCTTGCCGATGCCATTCGGCTGAATCTGTTGAGCGAGCGCATCGACATTGTGAAGCCCGTGGGTTGGCCCCGCTCCGGCAAGACCCTGAACGACACTGACATGAAGTATATCCTGCGCCGGATGGAGAAATACGGCATTTCCAGCGAGAAGAAAATTGAATCCGCTATCCGCATCGTTGCCAACGAGAACCGTTACCACCCCATCCGGGACTACCTGAACGGCCTGAAATGGGATGGAACAGAGCGGATAGCCCACGTCCTGCACCACTTCCTCGGTGCTGCGGAGGACGAGTACACTTGCGAAGCTATGAAAATCTTCCTGCTGGGAGCCATCAAACGGGTGTTCCAGCCGGGATGTAAATTTGAAACCATGCTCTGTCTGGTGGGCGGGCAAGGTGCGGGGAAGTCCACCTTTTTTCGACTGCTGGCAGTCAAGGATGAGTGGTTCTCGGATGACCTGCGGCGGCTGGACGATGACAACGTGTACCGCAAGCTGCAAGGTCACTGGATTATCGAAATGTCGGAGATGATTGCCACCGCCAATGCCAAGAGTATCGAGGAGATCAAAAGTTTTCTCAGTAAACAGAAGGAAACCTATAAAGTCCCCTACGAGACCCATCCTGCCGACCGTCTGCGCCAGTGTGTCTTTGCTGGCACGACCAACCGGCAGGATTTTTTGCCCCGTGACCGCACGGGTAATCGCCGCTTTATCCCCGTTCCGGTGGATGCGGAACTGGCCGAAGTCCACATTCTAGACGATGAAGCCGAATCCCGTGCCTATATCGCCCAGCTTTGGGCTGAAGCCATGACCATCTACAACAGCGGTAATTACAAGCTGGCGTTCAGCCCCGCCATGCAGGAAACGCTGCAAGTCCATCAGCAGGACTTCATGCAGGAGGATGCACAGGCTGGCATGATCTACGCCTTTCTGGAGGACTACACGGGTGACCGGGTGTGTTCCAAGCAGCTCTATGCGGAAGCGCTGGGCAACACGAACATCCCGGCAGAGTGGGAGACCCGCGCTATCTGTGAGATCATGAACACGGGAATTTCGCGCGGCGATATTCAAGGCTGGCAGGCGCACAAGACCGCCAAGCGTTACCCGAAGTACGGCGTTCAGAAAGGCTGGGAGCGCGTAACCAGCCCCGAAACCGGGGCTGAAGATTTCTCCGAAATAACGGATGTAGAAGCTAAGCAGCTGGGCTTTCCCTTCTGATGAACAGCGGTTACACGTCTGGTTACAGATTCGGTTACACTTCAGTTACAGTCCAAAGGCCGCATGGCTACTGTGTTTTCCTCTTTCTGTAACCATGTAACCTTAAAAAGATAAGAAAAAGTATAAAGCCCACCGGATGCCCTGTGTGCAGAAAAAGAGAGTTTTCCTGCCCGGTTACAGGCGTTCGGTTACAAGGAATTGGAGGTCTGCCTATGAAGGAAGTTCGCGTTTGCGAAGCAATGAAGTCCCCAGTGGAGACTTCAAGCGACGGAACGGTCTTGCATCAGCAAGATGGAGGGACCAAGTCCCGACAAGTTCCGATCTGGGAAAAGAGCAATCTGACGCTGGAAGAAGCTGCGGCTTATTCCGGCATTGGCATCAATAAACTGCGTGAGATCACCAACGAGGATAAGTGCAAATTTGTCCTTTGGGTGGGCAACAAGCGTTTGATCAAGCGCCGTCTGTTTGATTGCTTTATCGAGCAGGCGTATTCTATTTGAGAATGATGCAACGTCTTTTCTATTCGATATCGGTGGAAGTCGCATGGTCGGTATGGTATACTAAAATTAACCCCTATATGCGCTTTTCACAGAAAGGAGTTTCTAAATGTCTGAAAAGCGCAAAGATAGCAAGGGCCGTGTTTTGAAGGATGGCGAAAGCCAGAGAGCAAACGGCACCTACGACTATCGTTATACCGATATCCACAAGAAACGGCGTTGTATTTACGCTAAATCCCTGACAGAGCTGCGGAAAAAAGAGGAAGAACTGTGGCGCGATCTGGCAGACGGCATCGACTACGCCGCCGGAGAGATGACGGTGGCTGATCTGGTTGACCGCTATATGAACCTGAAACGTGGGTTGAAACCCAATTCACTTCGGTCGTACAACACAGCGGTCAAGCGGATTCATGCGGACCCTTTCGGGCAAAAAGCCATCAAAACGGTAAAATTGTCCGATGCGAAAGGCTGGTTCGTGTTTCTGCATGACAGCGGTTTCAAGCAAAACACCATAGGAATCCTGCAAAGCGTTGTCAGACCGGCGTTTGAGATGGCGGTAGAGGATGACATCATCCGCAAGAATCCATTTAAGTTCAAGCTGTCGGACGTTGTGCCGAAGGACGCTTATGTGCGCAATGCCCTGACCAGAGAACAGCAGGAAAAATATCTGCAATTCGTTCAAGACTATGGCGGCAACTATTATGATGATATCGTCATTCTTATGGGAACCGGCTTGCGTGTGAGTGAGTTGTATGGCCTGACACGAGCAGATATCGACTTTGAACGGCACTGTATCCATGTCCGGCGGCAGCTTTGCCGGACGGCTGAAAAGCCTTACTTTGTCACACCGCCGAAAACAAAAAGCGGTATCCGCAATGTTCCCATGACAGATACCGTTTGTGCAGCGTTGCGGCGTGTAGTAAAAGCCAGAGCGTCCACGAAAGTGGAAGCGCTGGTGGATGGTTGCAGCGGATTCCTCTTTCTGGACAAGTCCGGAATGCCGAAGGTGGCAATGCACTTGGAAAACTATATGCGTGGCGTGCAGGGAAAGTTTGAGAAGGCGTACAGCAAACCTGTTCCGCGCATTACACCTCATGTGCTGCGACACACCTTCTGCACCAATGTCCAGCAGGCTGGACTGGATGTAAAAAGCTTGCAATACCTGATGGGACACTCCAATGCCAGTGTGACGCTGGATGTCTACACGCACAGCAGCTTTGAATCGGTTGAAAGGGCCTTTGAACAGATCGCCGGCAACCTGTGATTTTCGACGTATGAAGCGGAATTTCTTACGCCGAAACTTACGCCAAAACTTACGCCAATCACCCGGTAAGTGGCGTAGATTTGCGTAGAAAAGCGTGGATCATGCAAAAACGGAGAATCTGGGAAAAGCGGCTTGTGGCCTTGATAATTCTACAAAAGTCTACGTTTCCCGATATTCGTGATTCGGCTCCAAAAGTGTGGTTTGGAAGGGCGGCATGTACTAAGCCGCACTGGTTCCCCATACCAATTCAATACGCCGCAGAAGGCAGAACTTCCCATCCGGGAGGCTCTGCCTTCTTTTTGTTGACACCCTTTCCAAACAAGAGTACACTTAGAAAAATTGTTTTTGGGAAAGGAAACACCAATGAACACTGCCGCTTTTACCGCCTACCGCGAAAAAGTTGTGTCCAACTGTGCCCGTGTCATTGTGGGCAAGGAGGATGCTGCCGAGAAAATTCTGGTCAGCTTCCTCTGCGGAGGCCATGTATTGCTGGAAGATAAGCCTGGCACCGGAAAAACCATGCTCCTGCGTGCATTTGCGCGCACGGTGGGCGGGGACTTCAAACGGGTGCAGTTCACGCCCGACCTGCTGCCCTCCGATCTGACCGGCATCAATTTCTACAACCAGAAGTCCGGTGAGTTCGAGTTCCGGCCCGGCCCGCTCTTCACCAACTTTGTGCTGGCGGACGAGATCAACCGCGCCACGCCCCGTACCCAGTCGGCCCTGCTGGAAGCCATGGAGGAAAGGCAGATTACCGTGGACGGCGTGACCAGCCGCCTGGCTGAGCCCTTTATGGTGCTGGCCACCCAGAATCCGCTGGAATCCTTTGGCACCTTCCCGTTGCCAGATGCCCAAATGGACCGTTTTTTCATGCGGCTGTCGCTGGGCTATATGACCCGGGAGCAGGAGCTGGAGGTGCTCTCCCGCCCCTCGGCCCAGACCGTGCTGAACGAGCTGCAGGCCGTCGTTACTCCCGAGGAGACCGCATACGTCCGCACGGCTTACCGGGAGGTCAAGGTCTCCGAGGAGGTCAAGCACTACCTTATGGACATCGTGGAAGCTACCCGTACACAGAGCGGCTTTGTCAGCGGTGTGTCTACCCGCGGTGCGCTGGCACTCTATCAGGCTGCGCAGGCGTATGCCTCCTTGCAGGGCAGGGAATACGTCATCCCCGAGGACATCAAAGGGCTGGCCCCGGCGGTGCTTTCTCACCGAATTTCTCTGGGCAGCAGCATGAACGCCGAAGCCGCCGCTCTGCGGATGCGCAAGCTGTTGGCCGAGATCACTGTGCCGCTGGAGAGTGCGGAATGAGCGCCGTCATCTTCGCGCTGCTATTGGTGGCCACAGCCCTTGGGCTGGAGCGTTACAGCACAGTCCACAGCCTGGACGATGTGCAGGGGCGGCTGGAAGTGGAGGATCACCTTGTGGAAGCCGGGGAGCCCGCCATGATCCACCTCGTTGTCCGGAATAACGGCCCCCGTTGGAAGATGTTCCTGGCGGCAAAGCTCCACCTGAACAAGGAGTTTCTTCCCTGCGCGGAGCACCACATTGCGCAGGATCAGACAGGTTGGGGCCACACGGTGCGGTTCACCACCTGGCTGCGCCCGGGGCAGGAGGCAGATTTCTCCACCGCCCTCAGGCTGGAACGCCGGGGCCGCTATGTGCTGGAACCGATGCAGGTCATCGGCGGCGACTTTCTGGGTCTTGTGGAACAGTCCCGCACCGAGCGGGGCTTCCACGAGCTCATTGTTCCACCCAGGGAGTGCGCTCTGCCGGAACTGGAAGAGATGCTGGGCGGTTTTCTGGGCGAGCTTTCGGTGAACCGCTATATCTACGAGGATCCTATTCTCACGGCGGGTTACCGCCCCTACACCAGCGGTGACCCCATGCGTTCCATCGCCTGGAAGCAGAGCGTCCGGGGGCAGGGGCTTATGGTCAAAAAGTGGGATTACACCACTGAGCCCCGGGCAGTGGTGCTAGTCCATGCGGATACCAAGGATTACGACCACCCGGAACCGGCGGAGCTCTGCTACTCCATGGCCCGCACAATCTGCCGGAGGCTGGAAGAAAAGGCGGTGTCCTACCGCTTTGCGGCAAACGCTGCCTTTGACCTGCTGCTCAATGCGGCTCTCTCCGGTGAGGAGTGGAGAAAACCGCTGGTAACCCCGCAGGGCTACGGCCCCGAACACTACCGCAGGGTGTTGGAAATTCTGGGCCGCGCCACCGGGCAGACCTCCCTTTCCTGCGCGCGGTTCTGCGCCGAATACTACCACCCGCAGGAGCAGGTCGGCTGCATCGTGGTGACAACGGAGCCGGAAGAAGCTGTGCGTGCTGCCGTGCGGCCCCTGCCTGGCATTCCGCTGCTGGTGCTCACTCCGGAAATGGCCGCAGAGACGGCCCAGACAGGGGAGGCGGGCGCATGATGTTCTTACATACCCTGCGCCTGGCAGGTGATCTGAGCTTTTACTATGCCTTTGCGGGCTTTTTTGCTGCCAGCTTCGGCGGGACACCCATGCCGCTGGTGCTGGTCTGGTCTGCCCTCTGCTTTGGTCTGGCCTCCTGCTTTGAGGGCAGCCGTCCCCTCCGCACCTCTCTTGCGGCCCTGAGCGCGGCGGCGCTGCTCCTCCTGCCTACAGGGGCGGACAAGCTCTGCTACTTCCCGGCGGCAGTCTACCCGGTGCTGCTGGCCTACACCGGCGATTTTGCCCTTTCGCCGATGCGGCAGGCCGAGCGCCTGCGCTGGCTCTGCCGGGTATGGCCCTTCTTTGCAGTGGCAATGCTGCTGTGGAACGCCAACGCGGTGCTTTCGGTGGCCCTGCCCTTTGCGACGGCGGCAGCGGTGCTTCTGGTGGGGTTCAACCGCACCACCCGGCAGGACCCGGAGATCTCCACCCGTCCGGGCTATCTGCTGCTTTCCGGCGGCGTGCTGGCGGCGGTGTGCGCAGGGCCGTTCCTGCTCAGCCGCAGTGTTGTGGTTGCCGGTGCAAAGGCGGCTGCATCTGCCGTTTACTTTGGCGGGATCGTGCCGGTGTTGCAGCTGTTTTTGAACAACATTGTGGTGCAGGGTGTGACTTGGCTGTTCCACGGCATCCTGCAGTTCATCCGCTGGCTCTTCACCCTCTTTCCGCCCAAACCGTTGGAGCGCACCGAGATCGTTTCTACCGATGAGGTCATCGCCAACGCCCAAAAGGCCGCCGAGAACGCAGAACCGCTCATCAACGGGATGTCGATGCTGACCGTGCTCGGTATCCTGCTGGCGGTCCTCTGTGCGGTGCTGGTGGTGCGGCATTTCCTGCGCCAGAAGTTCCGGCACACGGACACTGCCTGCACGGACACCACTGTGCGGCGTAGCACCCACAAGCGTGTCCGCCGCTGGCCCGGGCTTTTTCTCAGCCCGGTGGACAAGGTGCGGCGGGAGTATGCCATCTATCTGGACCACTGCCAGCGCCACGGCGTGACCATCCTGCGGGGCGATACCAGCCTTGACCTGACCGGCCGCGCTTTCGGTATGGACTTTGCCGCCGAGGCCGAGCTGCGCCAGATCTACCTCAAAGCCCGCTACAACGGCACCGCCACGGCCGAGGATGCCGCCCGTGCCGCTGAGCTCGTCCGAAAAATCTGCTCCTGAACGCATCAACGCCCCCTTTCCTGCCCATCCTAAGCGGGAGAGGGGGCGTTTTCATGTCCGGCAAACGGGTGCTGGCCCTGTATGGGGCCTTGCTGTTCTGCTTTGCGGCGGTGGTCTGCCGCCTGTACTGGCTCTGCTCCGACACGGACTACGGGGCCCGGGCGGCGGCGCAGAGCGTGGTCACCCTCCACCTGCCCGCCCGGCGGGGCAATTTTTATGATCACAGGGGCCAGCTCCTCACGGGGCAGACCACCCGCTGGATGGCCCTCTGCGTGCCCGGGGAGGGCAGCTATGCCCGCCTGTTCGCCTACACCGATGCCGCCGGGCAGGCGGCGCTCTACCAGAAGCGGAACGCCGCGTCCCCGTTCTTGCTGGAGGTGGACCGGGATGTTTCTGCGCTGGGCGTTTCCTGCTGGCCAGCGGCGCGGCGAAGCTCTGCCGCCCCGCTGGCAGTGCAGCTGCTGGGGTATCTCGATGGCGAGGGCCATGGTGCTGCCGGTCTGGAAGCCGCCTTTGACGAACTGCTCACCGGCAGCGGGGCAGGGGATACCCTGCTCTGCACCGTCAACGCCCAGGGAAAGCTGCGGGCCGAGCCCGTCCTCACCCCCGCCGACAGCGGGGCCGTGGGGGTGCAGCTGACCCTTTCCCGGGAGATCCAGCAGACCGCCGAGGCCGTGGCCAACGAGACGATGCAGAGCGGCTGTATCCTGGTGCTGGACACCGCCAACGCCAAGGTGCGGGCCTGCGTCAGCCGCCCCGGCTATGATCCGGAAAACATTTCGGCCAGCCTGAACGCCCCGGACAGCCCCCTGCTGGAACGGGCGTTCCAGTGCTATGCCGTGGGCTCGGTGTTCAAGCCGGTGGTGGCGGCAGCGGCGCTGGAGGCAGGGGAGAGCGGCTTTGTCTACACCTGCCCCGGCTGGTGCGCGGTGGATGGCCGGATCTTCCGCTGTGCGGGCGGCATTCCCCATGGTGAGGTGGATCTGGCCGGCGCGCTGGAAAAGAGCTGCAACGGCTACTTCATCCGGCTGGGGCAGGCGCTGGGGGCCGATGCTGTCCGCGCCATGGCAGAGCAGTTGGGCTTCGGGCAGGCGATCCCGCTCACCGATGCCCTGCACACGGCGGCGGGGGTCCTGCCAGAGCGGGAGGCTCTTGCGTCCAGCGGGGCCTACGCCAATTTCTGCTTTGGGCAGGGGGAGCTGCTGGCATCCCCCCTGCAGGTCGCCGCCATGATGAACACCATTGCCTGCGGGGGGATCTGCCGCACCCCGCTGCTGCTGGAGACTACTCTGGACGAGACCACCGGCACACCACTCACGGCGCTTTCCCATGTCCGGAGCAGGCGGGTGCTTACAAAGTGCACCGCCGCCGCCCTGCAGGCCCTGTTGGCGGGTGTAGTGGCCGGGGGCACCGGCCATGAGGCCGCCCTGCCCGGCCAGACCGCGGCAGGCAAGACCGGCACGGCCCAGACCGGCCAGTTTTCCGGCGGTACAGAGCTGAAAAATTACTGGTTTGCGGGTTTTGTCCCGGCAGAGCAGCCCCGCTATACCATCGTGGTGCTGCAGGACACGCAGGCCGAGCCTGCCTTTTCCAGCGCGGCCATCTTTGCCCGGGTGGCGGCAGGGCTGGAAA contains:
- a CDS encoding virulence-associated E family protein, translated to MLSKHSNGEIQRTIQNCITILQNDHVLADAIRLNLLSERIDIVKPVGWPRSGKTLNDTDMKYILRRMEKYGISSEKKIESAIRIVANENRYHPIRDYLNGLKWDGTERIAHVLHHFLGAAEDEYTCEAMKIFLLGAIKRVFQPGCKFETMLCLVGGQGAGKSTFFRLLAVKDEWFSDDLRRLDDDNVYRKLQGHWIIEMSEMIATANAKSIEEIKSFLSKQKETYKVPYETHPADRLRQCVFAGTTNRQDFLPRDRTGNRRFIPVPVDAELAEVHILDDEAESRAYIAQLWAEAMTIYNSGNYKLAFSPAMQETLQVHQQDFMQEDAQAGMIYAFLEDYTGDRVCSKQLYAEALGNTNIPAEWETRAICEIMNTGISRGDIQGWQAHKTAKRYPKYGVQKGWERVTSPETGAEDFSEITDVEAKQLGFPF
- a CDS encoding excisionase: MKEVRVCEAMKSPVETSSDGTVLHQQDGGTKSRQVPIWEKSNLTLEEAAAYSGIGINKLREITNEDKCKFVLWVGNKRLIKRRLFDCFIEQAYSI
- a CDS encoding DUF58 domain-containing protein, translating into MSAVIFALLLVATALGLERYSTVHSLDDVQGRLEVEDHLVEAGEPAMIHLVVRNNGPRWKMFLAAKLHLNKEFLPCAEHHIAQDQTGWGHTVRFTTWLRPGQEADFSTALRLERRGRYVLEPMQVIGGDFLGLVEQSRTERGFHELIVPPRECALPELEEMLGGFLGELSVNRYIYEDPILTAGYRPYTSGDPMRSIAWKQSVRGQGLMVKKWDYTTEPRAVVLVHADTKDYDHPEPAELCYSMARTICRRLEEKAVSYRFAANAAFDLLLNAALSGEEWRKPLVTPQGYGPEHYRRVLEILGRATGQTSLSCARFCAEYYHPQEQVGCIVVTTEPEEAVRAAVRPLPGIPLLVLTPEMAAETAQTGEAGA
- a CDS encoding AAA family ATPase; its protein translation is MNTAAFTAYREKVVSNCARVIVGKEDAAEKILVSFLCGGHVLLEDKPGTGKTMLLRAFARTVGGDFKRVQFTPDLLPSDLTGINFYNQKSGEFEFRPGPLFTNFVLADEINRATPRTQSALLEAMEERQITVDGVTSRLAEPFMVLATQNPLESFGTFPLPDAQMDRFFMRLSLGYMTREQELEVLSRPSAQTVLNELQAVVTPEETAYVRTAYREVKVSEEVKHYLMDIVEATRTQSGFVSGVSTRGALALYQAAQAYASLQGREYVIPEDIKGLAPAVLSHRISLGSSMNAEAAALRMRKLLAEITVPLESAE
- a CDS encoding peptidoglycan D,D-transpeptidase FtsI family protein, which encodes MSGKRVLALYGALLFCFAAVVCRLYWLCSDTDYGARAAAQSVVTLHLPARRGNFYDHRGQLLTGQTTRWMALCVPGEGSYARLFAYTDAAGQAALYQKRNAASPFLLEVDRDVSALGVSCWPAARRSSAAPLAVQLLGYLDGEGHGAAGLEAAFDELLTGSGAGDTLLCTVNAQGKLRAEPVLTPADSGAVGVQLTLSREIQQTAEAVANETMQSGCILVLDTANAKVRACVSRPGYDPENISASLNAPDSPLLERAFQCYAVGSVFKPVVAAAALEAGESGFVYTCPGWCAVDGRIFRCAGGIPHGEVDLAGALEKSCNGYFIRLGQALGADAVRAMAEQLGFGQAIPLTDALHTAAGVLPEREALASSGAYANFCFGQGELLASPLQVAAMMNTIACGGICRTPLLLETTLDETTGTPLTALSHVRSRRVLTKCTAAALQALLAGVVAGGTGHEAALPGQTAAGKTGTAQTGQFSGGTELKNYWFAGFVPAEQPRYTIVVLQDTQAEPAFSSAAIFARVAAGLEILAP
- a CDS encoding site-specific integrase → MSEKRKDSKGRVLKDGESQRANGTYDYRYTDIHKKRRCIYAKSLTELRKKEEELWRDLADGIDYAAGEMTVADLVDRYMNLKRGLKPNSLRSYNTAVKRIHADPFGQKAIKTVKLSDAKGWFVFLHDSGFKQNTIGILQSVVRPAFEMAVEDDIIRKNPFKFKLSDVVPKDAYVRNALTREQQEKYLQFVQDYGGNYYDDIVILMGTGLRVSELYGLTRADIDFERHCIHVRRQLCRTAEKPYFVTPPKTKSGIRNVPMTDTVCAALRRVVKARASTKVEALVDGCSGFLFLDKSGMPKVAMHLENYMRGVQGKFEKAYSKPVPRITPHVLRHTFCTNVQQAGLDVKSLQYLMGHSNASVTLDVYTHSSFESVERAFEQIAGNL